The following coding sequences lie in one Sinorhizobium fredii USDA 257 genomic window:
- a CDS encoding DUF2093 domain-containing protein — protein sequence MMNRFDGNSSREAKIRYLDGDFQIVLAGSHVVCAMTGKAIPVDELRYWSVERQEPYIDAAASLEAERRAGTLPTQQS from the coding sequence ATGATGAACCGTTTTGACGGAAATTCCTCTCGCGAAGCGAAAATCCGTTATCTCGACGGCGACTTCCAGATCGTCCTGGCCGGCTCGCATGTCGTCTGCGCCATGACTGGCAAGGCCATTCCAGTGGATGAGCTTCGCTATTGGAGCGTGGAGCGGCAGGAGCCCTACATCGACGCGGCCGCCTCGCTCGAGGCGGAACGGCGTGCCGGAACGCTACCGACGCAGCAGTCCTGA
- the mutL gene encoding DNA mismatch repair endonuclease MutL: protein MAIKQLSETLINQIAAGEVIERPASAAKELIENALDAGATRIEVATAGGGKTLLRVSDNGSGMSPTDLELAIRRHCTSKIGDALTDIRTLGFRGEALPSIGSVARLSITSRTATASEGAAISVTGGRTEPVRPSPANVGTVVEVLDLFFATPARLKFMKSEKAEAAAISEVVRRMAIAFPKVRFVLSGSDRSTLEFPATGDDRLARMAQVLGKDFRDNAIEIDAEREEVRLTGFAGVPTFNRGNSLQQYAFVNGRPVQDKLVLSAIRAAYAETIPQGRYPVAVLSILIDPALVDVNVHPAKSDVRFRDPGLIRGLIIGAIREALTRGGARAATTGAQGMMRAFRTEAYRPEPRRAQAPWTAAASPYRPMQFDEPARGFAETPQAIFADFAQPSARAAAAAAETKAPNGSGGSSFPLGTARAQLHENYIVAQTEDGLVIVDQHAAHERLVFEAMRTALHSRPVPAQALLIPEIVDLAEDDCDRLMAHAEELLRLGLSIERFGPGAIAVRETPAMLGEMDASGLVRQLADELAEWDTANGLAGRLEYLAATMACHGSVRSGRRMRPEEMNALLRQMEATPGSGQCNHGRPTYIELKLADIERLFGRS, encoded by the coding sequence ATGGCCATCAAACAACTCTCGGAAACGCTCATCAACCAGATCGCCGCCGGTGAAGTCATCGAGCGACCCGCCAGCGCCGCCAAGGAACTGATCGAAAATGCCCTCGACGCGGGCGCGACCAGGATCGAGGTGGCGACGGCCGGGGGCGGCAAGACGCTGCTCCGGGTGAGCGACAACGGCAGCGGCATGTCACCCACCGATCTCGAACTGGCGATCCGCCGGCATTGTACGTCCAAGATCGGCGACGCCCTCACGGACATCCGCACGCTCGGTTTTCGCGGCGAAGCTCTCCCCTCGATCGGATCGGTGGCGCGCCTGTCGATCACCAGCCGGACCGCGACCGCCAGCGAGGGGGCGGCGATTTCGGTGACTGGCGGCAGGACCGAGCCGGTCCGTCCTTCGCCCGCCAATGTCGGGACGGTTGTCGAGGTGCTTGACCTGTTCTTCGCCACGCCGGCGCGGCTCAAATTCATGAAATCGGAAAAGGCCGAAGCCGCGGCGATTTCCGAAGTCGTCCGCCGCATGGCGATCGCCTTTCCGAAGGTGCGGTTCGTGCTGTCCGGTTCGGATCGCTCGACCCTGGAGTTTCCGGCGACCGGCGACGATCGGCTGGCGCGCATGGCACAGGTGCTCGGCAAGGACTTTCGCGATAATGCCATCGAGATCGATGCGGAGCGCGAAGAGGTGCGGCTCACCGGATTTGCCGGCGTGCCGACCTTCAACCGCGGCAACTCGCTGCAGCAATATGCCTTTGTCAACGGGCGCCCGGTGCAGGACAAGCTCGTCCTCTCCGCCATCCGCGCCGCCTATGCCGAAACCATTCCGCAAGGGCGCTATCCGGTCGCCGTGCTCTCGATCCTGATCGACCCTGCCCTCGTCGACGTCAACGTCCATCCGGCCAAATCGGACGTGCGCTTCCGCGACCCGGGGCTGATCCGCGGACTTATCATCGGCGCGATCCGCGAGGCTTTGACACGCGGCGGCGCCCGGGCAGCAACGACCGGGGCCCAGGGAATGATGCGCGCCTTCCGCACGGAAGCCTACCGACCAGAACCGCGGCGAGCGCAGGCGCCCTGGACGGCTGCCGCCTCGCCCTACCGACCGATGCAGTTCGACGAGCCCGCCCGCGGCTTTGCCGAGACACCGCAAGCAATATTTGCGGATTTTGCGCAGCCATCGGCACGTGCCGCGGCAGCCGCAGCCGAAACGAAAGCCCCGAACGGCAGCGGCGGGTCCTCCTTCCCGCTTGGCACCGCACGTGCGCAGCTCCACGAGAACTATATCGTTGCCCAGACCGAAGACGGCCTCGTCATCGTCGACCAGCATGCCGCGCATGAACGTCTCGTGTTCGAGGCGATGCGGACGGCGTTGCATTCTCGGCCAGTGCCGGCACAGGCGCTGCTCATCCCCGAGATCGTCGATCTCGCCGAGGACGACTGCGACCGGCTGATGGCGCATGCCGAAGAACTCCTGCGGCTCGGGCTTTCGATCGAGCGCTTCGGGCCGGGCGCGATCGCCGTGCGCGAAACGCCGGCAATGCTCGGCGAGATGGACGCTTCAGGGCTTGTGCGGCAACTCGCCGACGAACTGGCCGAATGGGACACGGCCAACGGGCTTGCCGGGCGGCTCGAATATCTGGCCGCGACCATGGCGTGCCACGGCTCCGTCCGCTCCGGTCGCCGCATGCGGCCGGAGGAAATGAACGCGCTGCTCCGCCAGATGGAGGCGACACCCGGATCGGGGCAGTGCAACCACGGCCGGCCGACCTACATAGAGCTCAAGCTCGCCGATATCGAAAGGCTCTTTGGCCGGAGCTGA
- a CDS encoding response regulator, translating into MNDVASGGADINRIVLESSCDALGLALLVCGRDDTILYASASMLQFFPVQPHLLKTGTRLRDFLGAVYDTGLRPGTLPESSRRRANREDWIAEQMGLHWRERYENVERAGRTRWVCLRKRRLSSGIGILSVSDVSDQKKREEQLQTDLERVELTEQILDAQPNPICVKDRNLHYIAANKAFCAIHDVAPEAILGRSAWDVVDAELAERFEQSDRHVLATGRPHSEAEHIVRADGSDLWVVTRKYRVGVPGRHFVVTCMNDVTDIAAWYHGAEDGGGNSGLQIRDYSIFTPAQNFYDPFRALNVQQLVEAGSMIETLPARGLRVLLATADREMEARIVARLRGSGLDACAVRNRDELEAFAAAAEDRSVKLDILALDTAFPARGAILGGWKACPVLEIPPEADGTTLLGEIFRASSDRQQARSQLPQADWEVSFEGDAAARTGAPEVEVLVAEDNQINQFVFAQILDGLGVSYRIAANGREAVELWHELQPSLILMDISMPVMNGFEAAAAIRDAERQTGRRTPIVAVTAQALDIDLQRCEAAGLDDHIMKPISPDMIEALLRKYMRSASVRMTV; encoded by the coding sequence ATGAACGATGTGGCGTCGGGCGGCGCGGACATCAACAGGATCGTTCTGGAGTCGAGTTGCGATGCGCTTGGCCTTGCTCTGCTCGTCTGCGGGCGGGACGACACGATCCTCTATGCCAGCGCCTCGATGTTGCAGTTCTTCCCTGTCCAGCCTCACCTGTTGAAGACCGGTACGCGGCTTCGCGATTTTCTCGGCGCTGTCTACGATACCGGCCTGCGACCCGGAACGCTGCCCGAAAGCAGCCGGCGCCGAGCGAACCGGGAGGACTGGATCGCCGAGCAAATGGGCCTCCATTGGCGCGAGCGATACGAAAATGTCGAGCGGGCTGGACGGACGCGCTGGGTCTGCCTGCGCAAGCGCCGCCTGTCGAGCGGTATTGGCATTTTGTCGGTCAGCGACGTCTCCGACCAGAAGAAGCGCGAGGAACAGCTCCAAACCGACCTCGAACGTGTCGAACTCACCGAGCAGATCCTCGATGCGCAACCCAATCCGATCTGCGTCAAGGACCGCAATCTGCACTACATCGCCGCCAACAAGGCCTTCTGTGCCATTCACGACGTGGCGCCGGAGGCGATCCTCGGTCGTTCGGCCTGGGATGTAGTCGACGCAGAACTTGCGGAACGCTTCGAGCAGTCGGATCGGCATGTGCTGGCGACCGGACGGCCGCATTCAGAGGCTGAGCATATCGTCCGCGCCGATGGCAGCGACTTATGGGTCGTGACGCGCAAGTATCGTGTCGGCGTGCCGGGACGCCACTTCGTCGTCACCTGCATGAACGACGTCACCGACATAGCCGCCTGGTATCACGGTGCGGAAGATGGCGGCGGCAATTCGGGGCTGCAGATCCGCGACTACAGCATCTTCACCCCTGCCCAGAATTTCTACGATCCGTTCCGGGCCCTGAACGTCCAGCAGCTCGTCGAAGCCGGTTCGATGATCGAGACGCTGCCGGCCCGGGGTCTGCGCGTCCTCTTGGCGACGGCGGACAGGGAAATGGAGGCGCGGATCGTCGCACGGCTGCGCGGTTCGGGCCTCGATGCCTGCGCCGTGCGAAATCGCGACGAGCTCGAAGCTTTTGCGGCCGCCGCCGAGGACCGGAGCGTAAAGCTCGATATTTTGGCGTTGGACACGGCATTTCCGGCCAGGGGCGCCATTCTCGGCGGGTGGAAGGCTTGTCCGGTGCTCGAGATCCCGCCGGAGGCGGACGGCACCACTCTGCTCGGCGAGATCTTCAGGGCTAGCAGCGACCGGCAGCAGGCGCGTTCGCAGTTGCCGCAAGCGGATTGGGAAGTCTCTTTCGAGGGGGATGCAGCGGCCCGGACAGGGGCACCCGAGGTGGAAGTGCTCGTCGCCGAGGACAACCAGATCAACCAGTTCGTTTTCGCGCAGATACTGGACGGTCTCGGCGTCTCCTATCGGATTGCCGCGAACGGCCGGGAAGCAGTCGAACTCTGGCACGAGCTCCAGCCGTCCCTCATTCTGATGGACATATCGATGCCGGTCATGAACGGCTTCGAGGCCGCCGCGGCCATTCGCGACGCGGAACGGCAGACAGGACGCCGCACGCCCATCGTCGCCGTCACCGCCCAAGCCCTCGACATCGACCTTCAGCGGTGCGAGGCGGCGGGCCTGGACGATCACATCATGAAGCCGATCAGTCCGGATATGATCGAAGCGTTGCTGCGTAAATACATGCGCAGCGCCAGCGTGCGGATGACAGTTTGA
- a CDS encoding putative bifunctional diguanylate cyclase/phosphodiesterase — MMLAELATERYGQERLPSVDPLTGLGNAQRLRHKVCELAAERASDPAPFTIGLANLDGFKPINDLFGPEAGDRILCQVAQRLTACVPEGATVIRTADDEFALVLPLVFERKGAEKLGQMLKEILSAPFDLGDRTVRLSASFGFAVYPFAGAAFEDLLKSADTALYRSKRRGRGQITVYSQEIAQEMKRATQLEQALRNAIIAEEIDVHFQPIVDLRNDGVVGFEALARWCDPDFGYVSPSVFVPLAEERGFIEALAEMLLRKAAQAALAWPKELFLSFNLSSAQLMDPATSGRLLAIVNKVGLDPRRLELEITETAVMADADVAQKIVSELRAAGVRVSLDDFGTGQSSLCRLRDFSFDKVKIDRAFVSRISADRASEHIVRAIVSMCEGLELEVVAEGIENFSEVLKLKALGCGMGQGYFYGKPADAVATMRYLSDRHRDTAVAR, encoded by the coding sequence ATGATGCTCGCGGAGCTCGCGACCGAACGCTATGGTCAAGAGAGGCTTCCCTCTGTCGATCCGCTGACGGGGCTGGGCAATGCCCAGCGATTGCGACACAAGGTTTGCGAGCTTGCCGCCGAACGTGCCAGCGATCCGGCCCCGTTCACCATAGGCCTCGCCAATCTCGATGGCTTCAAGCCGATCAACGATCTCTTCGGGCCGGAGGCAGGCGATCGGATCCTTTGCCAGGTGGCGCAGAGATTGACGGCCTGCGTTCCAGAAGGCGCGACGGTGATACGCACGGCCGACGACGAGTTCGCCCTGGTGCTGCCGCTGGTCTTCGAGCGCAAGGGCGCCGAGAAGCTTGGCCAGATGCTGAAGGAAATCCTCTCTGCCCCCTTCGATCTCGGCGACCGCACCGTTCGGCTGTCCGCGTCCTTCGGTTTTGCCGTCTATCCCTTTGCCGGTGCCGCGTTCGAGGATCTTTTGAAAAGCGCCGACACGGCCCTTTACCGCTCGAAACGGCGTGGACGCGGCCAGATCACGGTTTACTCGCAGGAGATCGCCCAGGAGATGAAGCGGGCGACGCAGCTTGAGCAGGCTCTGCGCAACGCGATCATCGCCGAAGAGATTGATGTTCATTTCCAGCCGATCGTCGACCTTCGCAACGACGGCGTGGTCGGTTTCGAAGCGCTCGCCAGATGGTGCGATCCGGACTTCGGCTATGTCTCGCCGTCCGTCTTTGTACCGCTGGCGGAGGAGCGCGGCTTCATCGAGGCGCTCGCCGAAATGCTGCTGCGCAAGGCGGCACAGGCGGCCTTGGCCTGGCCGAAGGAATTGTTCCTCTCTTTCAACCTGTCGTCGGCCCAATTGATGGACCCGGCGACGAGCGGCCGCCTCCTGGCCATCGTCAACAAGGTGGGCCTCGACCCGCGCCGCCTGGAGCTCGAGATCACCGAAACGGCCGTGATGGCGGATGCCGATGTGGCCCAGAAGATCGTCTCCGAATTGCGGGCGGCCGGCGTGCGCGTGTCGCTCGACGATTTCGGCACCGGACAGTCGAGCCTCTGCCGCTTGCGTGATTTCTCTTTCGACAAGGTCAAGATCGACCGCGCTTTTGTCTCGCGGATTTCAGCGGATCGCGCCTCGGAACATATCGTCAGGGCGATCGTATCGATGTGCGAGGGCCTCGAACTCGAGGTCGTCGCCGAGGGCATCGAGAATTTCTCCGAAGTGCTGAAGCTGAAAGCGCTCGGCTGCGGCATGGGACAGGGCTACTTCTACGGCAAACCGGCCGATGCGGTCGCCACCATGCGCTATCTTTCCGATCGTCACCGCGATACCGCTGTGGCGCGCTGA
- a CDS encoding LysR substrate-binding domain-containing protein, with amino-acid sequence MESLRRLLPSAASLIIFEAAGRHQNFTRAASELGMTQAAVSYAIRGLEDQLGVSLFHRVHRAVELTEAGEKFHADVSVGLARIQKSAEDIRAKGRETNVTLAASTAFASMWMLPRLTRLREDLPEIDLRIQTGVRDLDLDEEPIPLGIRGGDPGQWPRYHAALLADEVINAVATPSYIEAHGMPETPADLLRHSLIHLEEPVRRACDWTEWFASAGIAYPAQGKRLAINDYVLVIQAVLAGEGIALGWDHLIAGQVRSGALVPVGGHVLRTGQAFYVVWPRSRELNSQAGRIRDWLLREGARDRSQIDDAADDRQRATAVSR; translated from the coding sequence ATGGAAAGCCTGCGCCGCCTGCTCCCGTCCGCCGCCAGCCTCATCATCTTCGAGGCGGCCGGCCGCCATCAGAACTTCACCCGCGCCGCCAGCGAGCTCGGCATGACGCAGGCGGCGGTCTCCTATGCCATAAGAGGTCTTGAGGACCAGCTCGGCGTTTCGCTCTTCCATCGCGTACACAGGGCCGTCGAACTCACCGAGGCCGGCGAGAAGTTCCATGCCGATGTGTCGGTCGGGCTGGCGCGCATCCAGAAGTCGGCGGAAGACATTCGCGCCAAGGGCCGCGAGACGAACGTCACCTTGGCCGCGTCGACGGCCTTCGCCTCCATGTGGATGCTGCCGCGCCTCACCCGGCTGCGCGAGGATCTGCCGGAGATCGACCTTCGCATCCAGACAGGCGTGCGCGATCTGGATCTCGACGAAGAGCCCATACCCTTGGGTATTCGCGGCGGCGATCCCGGCCAATGGCCGCGCTACCACGCCGCGTTGCTGGCCGACGAGGTGATCAATGCCGTGGCGACGCCATCCTATATCGAGGCGCATGGCATGCCCGAGACGCCGGCGGATCTTCTGCGGCATAGCCTCATCCACCTCGAAGAGCCGGTCAGGCGCGCCTGTGACTGGACCGAGTGGTTCGCCAGTGCCGGCATCGCCTATCCGGCACAGGGCAAGCGGCTGGCGATCAACGACTATGTTCTGGTGATCCAGGCCGTGCTTGCCGGCGAAGGCATCGCGCTTGGCTGGGACCATCTGATCGCCGGACAGGTGCGCTCCGGTGCCCTCGTACCGGTTGGAGGGCACGTGCTCAGGACCGGCCAGGCCTTTTACGTCGTCTGGCCGAGATCGCGCGAACTCAACAGCCAGGCGGGGCGGATTCGGGACTGGTTGCTGAGAGAAGGTGCGCGCGACCGTTCACAGATCGATGACGCTGCGGACGACCGTCAGCGCGCCACAGCGGTATCGCGGTGA
- a CDS encoding trimethylamine methyltransferase family protein, with translation MALASAGAGEVTKRTRGGRPHRREGGARNLGVPYIVRNIPTYDILGEESLERIERTADRILAEVGIEFRDDPAVLDHWRRAGAKLDGVRVTFEPGMLKEIVRSAPSQFTQHARNPARSVEIGGRNVVFSPAYGSPFVMDLDKGRRYGTIEDFRNLVKLAQSSPWLHHSGGTICEPVDVPVNKRHLDMVYSHIKYSDRAFMGSITAEERAEDSIEMARLLFGVEFVDNNGVILGNVNVNSPLVWDGTMTKSLRAYARANQAAVIVPFILGGAMGPVTNAGAIAQSYAETLAGCALTQLERKGAPVIFGNFLSSMSLRSGSPTFGTPEPAIGSMVVGQLARRLGLPLRCAGNFSNSKRPDAQAMQEGVMSMLSAVHCGANFILHSAGFVDGLLAMSYEKFVMDTDFCGALHSYLAGVVVDDNSLAMDAFVEVGPGSHFLGCEHTMRNYQTAFWDSALSDNEPFEKWVEEGETDMALRANRSWKKTLAEYEAPPLDAAIDEALVDYVARRKASMADAWY, from the coding sequence ATGGCATTGGCAAGCGCGGGGGCCGGCGAGGTCACGAAGCGAACGCGAGGCGGACGGCCGCATCGGCGGGAAGGCGGCGCCAGAAATCTCGGCGTTCCCTATATCGTCCGCAACATACCAACTTACGACATCCTCGGGGAGGAGAGCCTGGAGCGGATCGAACGGACCGCCGATCGCATTCTCGCCGAGGTGGGTATTGAATTCCGCGACGATCCGGCGGTCCTCGACCACTGGCGGCGCGCTGGCGCGAAGCTCGACGGCGTCCGCGTCACCTTCGAGCCCGGCATGCTGAAGGAGATCGTCCGCTCGGCGCCCTCGCAATTCACCCAGCACGCCCGCAATCCCGCCCGCAGCGTCGAAATCGGCGGCCGAAACGTCGTCTTTTCCCCGGCTTACGGCTCTCCATTCGTCATGGATCTCGATAAGGGCAGGCGCTACGGCACGATCGAAGATTTCCGCAATCTGGTGAAGCTCGCCCAGTCGAGCCCTTGGTTGCACCATTCCGGTGGAACGATCTGCGAGCCGGTCGACGTGCCGGTCAACAAGCGCCATCTCGATATGGTCTACAGCCACATCAAATATTCCGACCGTGCCTTCATGGGCTCGATCACCGCCGAGGAGCGGGCCGAGGATTCGATCGAGATGGCCCGCCTCCTCTTCGGTGTCGAATTCGTCGACAACAACGGCGTCATCCTCGGCAACGTCAACGTCAACTCGCCACTCGTCTGGGACGGGACGATGACGAAGTCGTTGCGCGCCTATGCGCGTGCCAATCAGGCAGCGGTCATCGTCCCTTTCATCCTCGGCGGCGCCATGGGGCCGGTCACCAATGCCGGCGCCATCGCCCAGTCCTACGCCGAAACGCTTGCCGGCTGCGCGCTGACGCAGTTGGAGCGCAAGGGCGCCCCGGTGATCTTCGGCAATTTCCTATCGTCGATGTCGCTCCGCTCAGGCTCGCCGACCTTCGGCACGCCCGAACCGGCGATCGGCAGCATGGTCGTCGGCCAGCTCGCACGCCGGCTGGGACTGCCGTTGCGCTGCGCCGGCAACTTCTCCAATTCGAAGCGGCCGGACGCGCAGGCGATGCAGGAAGGCGTCATGTCGATGCTGTCGGCCGTCCATTGCGGCGCGAATTTCATCCTGCATTCCGCCGGCTTCGTCGACGGTCTGCTCGCCATGTCCTACGAAAAATTCGTGATGGATACCGACTTCTGCGGCGCCCTCCACTCCTATCTCGCCGGCGTCGTCGTCGACGACAATTCGCTTGCCATGGATGCGTTTGTGGAAGTGGGGCCGGGAAGTCATTTCCTTGGCTGCGAGCATACGATGCGCAACTATCAGACCGCCTTCTGGGACAGTGCGCTGTCCGATAACGAGCCGTTCGAGAAATGGGTCGAGGAGGGAGAAACCGACATGGCGCTGCGTGCCAATCGTTCCTGGAAGAAGACGCTTGCCGAATACGAAGCGCCGCCCTTGGATGCGGCGATCGACGAAGCGCTGGTTGACTATGTCGCCAGACGCAAGGCGAGCATGGCGGACGCCTGGTATTAA
- a CDS encoding PRC-barrel domain-containing protein — protein MTDKFISSVAAGALLVGVAVAPMSFAQETTTPPAPAPETQTMDPAPATPPVTPAPADQAQTPAPADKTTDMAAGSGYLTEQAADQISANTYIGQSVHNPNDESIGEINDLIIKKEGGIAAAVVGVGGFLGIGEKNVAVPFESIEVTEQPDSDALKLTTTETAESLKAAPEFKTKSQLMAERNAAQPVDTSTTSATGTTPAPAPAPAEPAPQQ, from the coding sequence ATGACCGACAAATTTATATCTTCCGTTGCCGCCGGCGCGCTTCTCGTGGGCGTTGCCGTCGCTCCGATGAGCTTCGCGCAGGAAACCACCACACCGCCTGCCCCGGCGCCCGAGACGCAGACCATGGACCCTGCTCCGGCAACGCCGCCGGTAACACCGGCACCGGCTGATCAGGCGCAGACACCGGCTCCTGCGGACAAGACGACCGACATGGCTGCCGGATCCGGCTACTTGACCGAGCAGGCCGCGGACCAGATTTCCGCCAACACCTATATCGGTCAATCGGTGCACAACCCCAACGATGAAAGCATCGGCGAGATCAACGACCTGATCATCAAGAAGGAAGGCGGTATCGCTGCTGCTGTCGTCGGCGTCGGCGGTTTCCTCGGAATCGGTGAGAAGAACGTCGCGGTTCCCTTCGAAAGCATCGAAGTCACCGAACAGCCAGACTCGGATGCCCTGAAGCTGACAACGACCGAAACGGCGGAGTCGCTGAAGGCAGCGCCGGAATTCAAGACGAAGTCGCAGTTGATGGCTGAGCGCAATGCAGCACAGCCGGTCGATACGTCGACCACCTCGGCCACCGGCACGACCCCGGCACCGGCACCGGCTCCGGCCGAACCCGCACCTCAGCAGTAA